A stretch of the Theileria equi strain WA chromosome 1, complete sequence genome encodes the following:
- a CDS encoding hypothetical protein (encoded by transcript BEWA_028150A): MEVDSLNTLGNMFTYKEWIKQKDGEPIVEAEPVSIKKKKTTKTLNKKKSTSKKTKTTQELHNTPSTKSIDEATAGFAEYVQSIEKCTSITRLFTPKLARALEIARKKGFEPRMLADVLSERKKLWAKTQCIHSSAREDFLKHTQLYRKQFWGYKKSVDGWITESKNSSLEGLYGHREKKSGKTWSSIIYCPNFKPGGEVIHRFSRKTSRMYKTLYDCIVDGWVHPDLVVCEITDATHPVRFATPPEQDCYTAIYVGPEISADSPRIIFGEYTGIVYHEDSIEDSVFEYAFELNFASGSWINADYADTEEMIDPAYKNFGPLDQNVADGDSPYSCRKDSTLRKEMDEENDTFSTEDFTFGIVDSNGTPCKMHDSDVGFAYSSTAEYNALLSRQVSSRNSRSLGMNKGEISMDLDAVPIGDINVPMKDTEGMDCTRIQMEKGKSKMTQIKEKESVSIGIKKPTDCIYLPSSSRYVLDSTTACNELSLVNHCQTISAYGGEFWIQPNCEWQQVIFDGWPHIVLTSKEGVKISPGDELVADFGALWFAKVEETAHKSLRRELIEYRTGIRSKVAKRQTVLHSRPIEDIDRWLVNTGHFGKQFTCAICNDQYEEDYKEETACVTTPSVHADETTEECVSCDGCDRVFHLSCMKNLSGTAANMFAKQDGVIVWKTDTEPFKGDRSYTLGKWFCMYCRYLAKQIYMHDIGSDYMPISKSISSLATSKSGLSTCGNVDQSRCIDASVQTEDPSTASCKTSNSHGSDQGTKVSKKNIKTDKKHKHVRGKMGKTKSPKTVHGGICSSSGLMSYLHKTYIQHESNRSGSVFDKIMHKIFKKHKMHKMKAMERFSPLQLLTGLMRDSSNPDKRSSSMEKYKTEFPLQNTAVPIPIESGKTKPGDDTPSTRAFTPINRRNSSSDKYDTFSGSTYTSEDSSVLKLLPHAENSFKSTRTRHSDDDILDTTFLTENIKRIDVGNISEVNEKFEPDNYTTYIQKTSKKGGVTRNSLDTSLPIIHTDMNTYNDIGVTDYLTCRYLFGMWHLEAFSLFGDTVRVCTECNQRSGPRANVYVCRILKRHLGGNFDHPESTNVAQMREYVLMAYEQHVHFLLRLLVLKNISIHFLVKTCCHFIGKQLLYNKDLSFSENEVIECIDPTLVNLKGLVNKDLCMQKSAKVSKTTTNKKNADSGKKNDKRNSDNKNTENTKRNGVSPAKIGDSIKKEDSKTGEDLSEPLLGRLTKFLSEITDTVIKTPRFDGLFNYGLLKAMGAFTEEYTRIINCDEIIRYINDLTTYISYDGDQIPGHLQQMLNKAEMERFSNFKHLAQKTESPFSETKTVKIGKKKEKTVFVPLLGIVPGKSLVYRKFSDGYYQGTVTAHDVHRGVHVSFKIEYSDGDDEIMHPEELLDEILLNIGDPEKILRELSENDSRNEQYLSRLGQVPDIPTVKRLAGKLRKVMIKSLMAPKIGLQKRQNRLV, translated from the coding sequence atggaGGTAGATTCCCTTAACACACTCGGGAATATGTTCACATACAAGGAATGGATCAAGCAGAAAGATGGTGAACCTATAGTTGAAGCTGAACCAGTCAGTAtcaagaaaaagaagacaACAAAGACATTGAATAAGAAGAAAAGCACGTCAAAAAAGACGAAAACCACACAAGAACTGCACAATACTCCAAGCACAAAGTCCATAGATGAAGCAACAGCTGGCTTCGCAGAGTACGTCCAGTctattgaaaaatgtacCAGTATAACTAGACTTTTCACTCCTAAGCTTGCGAGAGCGCTTGAAATCGCAAGAAAGAAGGGTTTTGAACCTCGCATGCTAGCAGATGTTCTTTCTGAAAGAAAAAAATTATGGGCAAAAACACAGTGTATACACTCTAGTGCTAGGgaagattttttgaaaCATACACAACTTTATCGTAAGCAGTTTTGGGGATATAAAAAGTCAGTTGATGGATGGATAACTGAATCAAAGAATTCGAGTTTAGAAGGGCTTTATGGACATCGTGAGAAAAAATCCGGAAAAACATGGTCAAGTATAATATATTGCCCAAATTTCAAACCAGGAGGTGAAGTTATTCACAGATTCTCTAGAAAAACTTCCCGGATGTACAAGACACTATACGATTGTATAGTTGATGGGTGGGTACACCCAGACTTAGTTGTATGTGAAATTACTGATGCGACACATCCTGTTCGTTTTGCTACTCCTCCAGAGCAAGACTGTTACACAGCGATATATGTTGGCCCTGAAATTTCTGCGGATTCGCCCAGAATAATCTTTGGCGAATACACTGGTATAGTTTATCATGAGGATAGTATTGAAGACTCAGTATTTGAATACGCTTTTGAATTAAACTTTGCATCCGGATCATGGATTAATGCAGATTATGCGGACACGGAAGAAATGATTGATCCCGCTTACAAGAACTTTGGTCCCTTGGACCAAAATGTTGCGGATGGGGACAGCCCATACTCTTGTAGAAAAGATTCTACACTTAGAAAGgaaatggatgaagaaaacGATACCTTTTCTACCGAGGACTTCACATTTGGTATTGTAGATTCGAATGGTACACCATGCAAAATGCACGACAGTGACGTGGGATTTGCCTATTCTTCAACTGCAGAATATAATGCACTCCTCTCACGACAGGTTTCTTCCAGGAATTCACGTTCACTTGGTATGAATAAGGGGGAAATTTCTATGGATTTAGATGCAGTTCCTATTGGTGATATAAATGTTCCAATGAAAGATACGGAAGGTATGGATTGCACCAGAATACAAATGGAAAAAGGGAAATCAAAAATGACACAGAttaaagaaaaagaatcAGTGAGTATTGGAATAAAGAAACCTACAGATTGTATCTATCTTCCCTCCAGTTCTCGTTATGTTTTAGATAGCACAACAGCATGTAATGAACTTAGTTTAGTTAATCACTGCCAAACAATTTCAGCATATGGTGGTGAGTTTTGGATCCAGCCAAATTGTGAATGGCAACAAGTTATTTTTGATGGATGGCCTCATATAGTACTCACATCAAAAGAAGGGGTTAAGATATCACCAGGTGATGAGCTAGTTGCAGATTTTGGAGCCTTATGGTTTGCAAAAGTGGAAGAGACAGCACATAAGAGTTTAAGGAGAGAACTTATTGAGTATAGAACAGGCATACGCTCAAAAGTTGCCAAAAGGCAAACGGTTTTACACAGCAGACCTATAGAAGACATTGATAGATGGTTGGTAAATACAGGTCACTTTGGAAAACAATTTACATGCGCAATATGTAATGATCAGTATGAAGAAGAttataaagaagaaacgGCATGTGTGACTACCCCCTCTGTACATGCTGATGAAACTACAGAAGAATGTGTCAGTTGTGATGGTTGCGACAGGGTCTTTCATTTGTCATGTATGAAAAACCTGAGTGGGACAGCAGCAAACATGTTTGCAAAGCAGGATGGCGTAATTGTTTGGAAGACAGATACTGAACCATTCAAGGGCGATAGAAGCTATACGCTAGGCAAATGGTTCTGCATGTACTGTAGATATCTCGCTAAGCAAATTTATATGCATGATATCGGTTCGGACTACATGCCAATTTCAAAATCAATTAGTTCTTTAGCGACATCTAAATCTGGCCTATCAACCTGTGGTAATGTTGATCAAAGTAGGTGTATAGATGCATCCGTCCAAACAGAAGACCCTAGTACAGCATCTTGCAAGACCTCAAATAGTCACGGGTCGGATCAAGGAACAAAGGTGTCtaaaaagaatataaaaacaGATAAAAAACACAAACATGTGCGTGGTAAGATGGGAAAGACAAAGAGCCCAAAAACAGTACACGGTGGTATATGTTCATCATCTGGGTTGATGTCTTATCTTCACAAGACCTATATTCAACATGAATCTAATCGTAGCGGATCAGTATTTGACAAGATTATGCATAAGATTTTTAAGAAACACAAAATGCACAAGATGAAAGCAATGGAAAGATTTTCTCCATTGCAACTTTTGACAGGGCTCATGAGAGACTCATCGAACCCTGATAAACGCTCATCATCTATGGAGAAATATAAAACTGAATTTCCGCTCCAGAATACTGCGGTACCAATACCAATAGAGTCTGGGAAGACAAAGCCTGGAGATGATACACCTAGTACGCGCGCATTTACGCCAATAAACCGACGCAACTCTTCCTCTGACAAGTACGATACTTTCTCCGGATCAACGTATACATCAGAGGATTCTTCCGTACTGAAGCTTTTACCACATGCAGAAAATTCATTTAAAAGTACACGAACAAGACATTCTGACGACGATATCCTCGATACTACATTTCTCACCGAAAATATTAAACGTATAGATGTAGGGAATATTTCAGAGGTaaatgaaaagtttgaacCTGACAACTACACAACTTACATACAGAAAACATCCAAGAAGGGAGGAGTGACACGTAATTCTTTGGACACATCCCTTCCAATAATACACACGGATATGAACACATATAACGATATTGGTGTCACAGACTATTTAACATGCCGTTATCTCTTTGGAATGTGGCATTTGGAAGCCTTTTCCCTATTTGGAGACACTGTAAGAGTATGTACAGAATGTAATCAACGCTCAGGACCTAGGGCAAATGTTTACGTATGTAGGATACTAAAGAGGCATTTGGGTGGAAACTTTGATCATCCGGAGAGTACAAACGTTGCACAAATGCGCGAATATGTCCTAATGGCTTATGAACAACATGTGCATTTTTTGCTTCGTTTGCTAGTTTTGAAGAACATTTCAATTCACTTTTTGGTGAAGACGTGTTGTCACTTTATAGGGAAACAGCTTTTATATAACAAGGACCTATCCTTTTCTGAAAATGAAGTTATTGAATGTATAGATCCCACTCTAGTCAATTTAAAGGGGTTAGTAAATAAAGATTTATGCATGCAGAAATCTGCAAAGGTATCCAAGACTACCACTAACAAGAAGAATGCAGATAGTGGTAaaaaaaatgataaaagaAATAGTGATAATAAAAACACGGAAAACACGAAACGTAATGGAGTCAGCCCAGCAAAGATCGGGGATAGTattaaaaaggaagataGTAAAACAGGAGAGGATCTTAGCGAGCCTCTCTTGGGAAGATTGACAAAATTCCTCTCTGAAATTACAGATACCGTTATAAAGACCCCGAGGTTTGATGGTCTATTCAATTATGGACTTTTGAAAGCAATGGGGGCCTTTACGGAGGAATATACACGAATTATTAACTGCGACGAGATTATAAGGTATATTAATGACCTTACAACATACATTTCATATGATGGAGATCAAATCCCAGGACACTTGCAACAAATGTTAAACAAGGCGGAAATGGAACGCTTCTCAAATTTCAAACATTTGGCACAAAAGACAGAATCACCCTTCTCAGAAACAAAAACTGTCAAGATTGGaaagaaaaaggaaaaaaCGGTATTTGTACCCCTATTGGGAATAGTACCTGGAAAGAGTTTAGTATATAGAAAGTTTTCCGATGGCTATTATCAAGGCACAGTTACTGCACATGACGTGCACCGTGGAGTTCATGTATCTTTCAAGATTGAATACagtgatggagatgatgaaattatGCATCCAGAGGAGCTTTTGGATGAGATTTTGCTAAACATTGGTGATCCAGAAAAAATATTGCGTGAACTCTCGGAAAATGATAGCAGGAATGAACAGTATCTGTCACGCCTTGGTCAAGTCCCAGACATACCAACAGTTAAGCGTCTTGCGGGAAAACTACGCAAGGTtatgataaagagtctaaTGGCACCAAAAATAGGACTTCAAAAGAGGCAAAATAGACTTGTATAG
- a CDS encoding hypothetical protein (encoded by transcript BEWA_028160A) — protein MFAQEIENKLSYMEDTISSLSSSMQGFKKSDLSLALCTKVEEMMKEYHKASHHRSSDFKSTIGNFIHQKLENDMINDHIKEFKDDLRMFEEKYNEISELFCMCKIQVDDMVKKYNSSVDNIFESIGAERKKLDDSLESYRMVCLLPLDDDDMQMISEAERDIKR, from the exons ATGTTTGCTCAGGAAATTGAGAACAAGCTTTCATACATGGAAGATACTATTTCTTCTCTATCTTCGAGTATGCAAGGATTCAAGAAAAGTGATCTTTCACTCGCTCTTTGCACTAAAGTCGAAGAAATGATGAAAGAATATCACAAAGCATCGCACCAT AGATCATCTGATTTTAAATCAACAATAGGCAATTTCATTCATCAAAAGCTTGAAAATGATATGATAAACGATCACATAAAGGAGTTTAAGGATGATTTGAGGATGTTTGAGGAAAAGTATAACGAGATTTCTGAATTATTCTGCATGTGTAAAATCCAAGTTGATGATATGGTAAAAAAGTACAATTCTTCTGTTGATAATATATTTGAGTCCATTGGGGCAGAACGCAAGAAGCTGGATGATTCCCTTGAATCGTACAGAATGGTATGTTTACTACCACTTGATGATGACGACATGCAGATGATTAGTGAAGCGGAAAGGGACATAAAAAGGTAG
- a CDS encoding signal peptide-containing protein (encoded by transcript BEWA_028170A) — protein MKILALLYAVYLLGLGCCEDDDKVLESVIIPVDTVPETPLDIGNIDPSLYLSNGFNDEGIDCVLIVPREGVLVNKVVCGETIIWSCGEGENFEYAKLYLKDGEPMVILIAKVRGNLALGRSYVRNGDIWECRTDTSQEKIHDLRVPMERTRSFIINLEEDKDTTECRIFDTKLIGAPARLYYAKPGYKATELLHAGVSIWKAEKGEICTSCNLYYCDGTPIVLVIVLKGEIDNGYIYLKWESGKWRESDREEFDVERDKLRDLEPITTEEAIEELLPYRSLFSVCLGTLTLSMNTVYEYTSSIFSRLYNMRNLRHSNNTTGSSDTDGQDLETIVVYSDNVETQNGNKIYNV, from the coding sequence atgaaaattttggcaCTCTTATACGCGGTATATCTGCTAGGCCTTGGCTGttgtgaagatgatgacaAGGTTTTAGAATCTGTAATAATCCCTGTGGATACAGTACCAGAAACACCTTTGGATATAGGAAATATAGATCCCTCTCTCTATCTTTCCAATGGATTCAACGACGAAGGGATTGATTGTGTTCTTATAGTTCCTAGAGAGGGTGTATTGGTGAATAAAGTCGTTTGCGGAGAGACCATTATTTGGAGCTGCGGAGAGGGAGAAAACTTTGAATATGCCAAGCTATACCTCAAGGACGGAGAACCTATGGTTATTCTTATAGCAAAGGTCAGAGGGAATTTAGCATTAGGCAGATCGTATGTAaggaatggagatattTGGGAATGCCGTACTGATACATCTCAGGAGAAAATCCATGACCTAAGGGTTCCCATGGAACGTACTAGAtcctttattataaatcttgaagaggataaagaCACAACGGAATGCAGAATATTTGATACAAAGCTCATTGGAGCTCCAGCAAGGTTGTACTATGCGAAACCGGGATATAAAGCTACGGAACTACTGCACGCTGGAGTATCCATATGGAAGGCAGAAAAGGGTGAAATATGCACATCTTGTAATTTATACTACTGTGATGGCACACCAATAGTTTTAGTTATAGTATTAAAGGGCGAAATAGACAATGGTTACATCTACCTAAAATGGGAGTCTGgaaaatggagagaatCTGATCGCGAAGAATTCGATGTTGAAAGGGATAAACTTAGAGATTTAGAGCCAATTACTACCGAGGAGGCCATAGAAGAACTCCTTCCATACAGATCATTGTTTAGTGTGTGCTTGGGAACGTTGACTTTAAGTATGAATACAGTCTATGAATACACatcttccattttttcaagaCTTTATAATATGAGAAACCTGAGGCATTCTAATAATACAACCGGGTCGAGTGATACAGATGGACAAGATCTTGAGACCATTGTTGTATATAGTGACAATGTGGAAACCCAGAACGGTAATAAAATCTACAATGTTTAA
- a CDS encoding hypothetical protein (encoded by transcript BEWA_028180A): MKLYALRATHEILVHPVSNFSINGTEYGLPYPSLYGKLKYLKLDSSDLSPGDLTKIMRNRSILILKAQEIFTSKPHWDVFSAMIKSPKHTLLLVVPKNKDVLQGPKKCDDAHATTFAQAELPKCEDSKVYQESLIKLEELFKVAKCPIGIIQDGDEIEEVCKLASANGGLLSDEIRLITRQFEPSSVSKFSSFNLFGSLKNQTLDDSAPTLLITAPLDTFNFVQTISSTAGYNTPLVALLELVKIFGQGLPIKGPLPWKVKFLLTTGTVVDFYGLKYFLKKEKVDFAIALDDLSGDSLYVHGGFVDDKTQGFVKALKSVLGAEFKERDSSGTEFYFAHDVFTKHKIPAVTITSVERGVLLPLRLSSFHFRFNPNVLSDKISKIAESLVKFFNGKSKKVDVKPESLLSWDTLLSEPRNTFEADISGLKSVALVVEHLEEYLNLEKETFKTSVSTSVIKSPSVNKATVYASKHAIFDIFIATAVFSYIFLVWSVVRTPKNAIKEIGGILSVFVNPKSHKE; encoded by the exons ATGAAACTCTATGCTTTGCGG GCCACCCATGAAATTCTGGTTCACCCAGTTTCCAACTTTTCCATAAACGGTACAGAGTATGGGCTTCCGTATCCGTCTCTTTATGGAAAACTAAAGTATCTCAAGCTAGATAGCTCTGATTTGTCGCCAGGTGATCTCACAAAAATTATGCGTAATAGGTCGATCTTGATTTTGAAGGCGCAAGAAATATTTACTAGTAAGCCTCATTGGGATGTTTTTTCCGCAATGATCAAGAGCCCTAAACATACCCTTCTTTTGGTTGTACCAAAGAATAAGGACGTTTTACAAGGACCAAAAAAGTGTGATGATGCTCATGCAACTACGTTTGCACAAGCCGAACTACCTAAATGTGAGGACTCTAAAGTTTATCAAGAAAGTTTGATAAAGCTAGAGgaacttttcaaagttgCAAAGTGTCCTATTGGGATTATAcaagatggagatgaaaTAGAAGAAGTTTGCAAGCTCGCTAGCGCCAATGGAGGACTCCTGAGTGATGAAATACGGCTTATTACTAGGCAATTTGAGCCAAGTTCCGTCTCCAAATTTTCTAGCTTCAACCTCTTTGGATCTCTCAAAAATCAAACCCTTGATGACTCTGCACCTACACTCCTCATAACTGCTCCCCTCGATACTTTTAACTTTGTCCAAACAATATCTTCCACAGCGGGATATAATACACCTCTTGTTGCGCTCTTGGAGCTTGTGAAGATCTTTGGGCAAGGGCTACCGATCAAGGGGCCACTTCCATGGAAGGTTAAATTTTTACTCACAACGGGAACTGttgtagatttttatggtCTAAAATACTTTCttaaaaaggaaaaggtaGATTTTGCAATTGCTCTTGATGATCTTTCTGGGGACTCCCTCTACGTACATGGTGGTTTTGTTGACGATAAGACTCAAGGATTTGTAAAGGCTCTAAAGAGTGTCCTTGGGGCGGAATTTAAAGAACGAGATTCGTCCGGTACAGAGTTTTACTTTGCACACGATGTATTCACCAAACATAAGATTCCTGCAGTTACAATTACTTCCGTGGAAAGGGGAGTTTTATTGCCCCTTCgtttatcatcatttcATTTTAGATTTAACCCCAATGTTCTTTCCGATAAAATCTCAAAAATCGCAGAATCGCTTGTTAAATTTTTCAATGGAAAGTCCAAAAAAGTTGATGTAAAACCAGAAAGTCTACTCTCCTGGGATACACTTTTATCTGAACCTAGAAACACATTTGAAGCTGACATTTCTGGGCTCAAGAGTGTTGCTCTTGTTGTTGAACATTTGGAGGAATATTTAAATCTTGAAAAGGAAACCTTCAAGACATCCGTTTCAACGAGTGTCATCAAATCTCCCTCCGTCAACAAGGCCACAGTGTACGCTTCAAAGCACGCTatttttgacatttttatcGCTACCGCTGTTTTTTCATATATATTTTTGGTTTGGAGCGTCGTCAGGACGCCAAAAAATGCAATTAAAGAAATTGGAGGAATACTCTCTGTATTTGTAAATCCCAAGAGTCACAAGGAATGA
- a CDS encoding hypothetical protein (encoded by transcript BEWA_028190A), translating to MLKSNHMLMVKKYYYEDEHGEWVEITLVERVPDLPEYKALKYEPGTLATDISSIEYNLKLVNVRESLDEYTSVTVYYWSGDKIYNNPLLLELNKINEEKYYSYDGSDWKDESIVSASLLDTLNKLKKVHFPDTGLSTGAIAGMAIASGGIAGSTGGGTIGTGLTSLGIWKKLILLLRLSPLDYSLVGILEC from the coding sequence ATGTTAAAGTCAAATCACATGCTTATGGTAAAAAAATACTATTACGAGGATGAACATGGTGAATGGGTAGAAATAACCCTAGTTGAAAGAGTTCCAGATCTTCCCGAATATAAAGCGCTCAAATATGAGCCAGGTACCCTTGCGACGGATATATCCAGTATTGAATATAATCTAAAGTTGGTTAATGTTAGAGAGTCACTTGATGAATATACAAGTGTAACAGTATACTACTGGTCAGGGGATAAGATTTATAACAACCCTTTGCTCCTGGAACTTAATAAAATTAACGAGGAAAAATATTATTCTTATGATGGAAGTGATTGGAAAGACGAAAGTATAGTTTCTGCCAGTCTACTAGATACCCTGAATAAGCTTAAGAAGGTACACTTTCCAGATACTGGACTTTCAACAGGAGCTATAGCGGGAATGGCAATTGCAAGTGGAGGAATAGCTGGAAGTACAGGTGGTGGAACAATAGGAACAGGGCTTACTAGTCTCGGCATTTGGAAGAAACTAATACTACTTCTAAgactctcccctctagactactctcttgttggcatactggaatgctag
- a CDS encoding hypothetical protein (encoded by transcript BEWA_028200A): MNDRWLKLEIGNKCGENAPNCICTGSTGNFTTSRDTDFDQVVGFVRYTHRSDEPFRLLKNIGDDEQLDVGDNYQEVKGVTEVSVYYWSENERKPLLLRVVKDGVTHEPEYYYKYGGNENEAGGQQNLWRHKNHEGGISLQTRLDERNLGINNRIPLYLDEPDKPLGLGSDLAKSVTIQHVQPPPPQLVGGGYTITEYKLNGDTNTSISRIEYGKQKVNVDIPPGGMNTVRLYSSPVNSNVPLMVNFNLKNGEPRWYFSKTQDGRSWIEVGSTDNFYKDDLPTENLAKNLDGFACKYHKAVTMDLTKDTFKGKKEKDCADGKSQNISVEQVEITGDSGRKTKYTKYSIKDREHKLVDLKFYHNGYEDQRRRIKSNSLNFPIQGPADIYTFYSSNTKDPVLIYVDASRSSGESQANTGWYRRSKNGYDSPWTKLRKQLRNITHQNFRELDCDNWNTLVGELKRGDSGLQECPQETAKQQDKQGQQRAEELRSGGEEAEETAKEEDVKASEDEQSDEEGSYTVLGAAGPKAVSSRDKDGPPGGNGLIGPNGDGGPAGGKPGAEDTPSEPAPFTSLITGGSAIAGYFFAGTAGSGLTGFLGYKGYKLYQNFKGDPWVRHRYSIEFLKNVPC; the protein is encoded by the coding sequence atgaatgataGATGGCTCAAATTAGAAATAGGCAACAAATGTGGAGAAAATGCGCCAAACTGTATTTGTACAGGTAGTACTGGAAATTTTACTACCAGCAGGGACACCGATTTTGATCAGGTAGTTGGTTTTGTCCGGTACACTCATAGAAGTGACGAACCATTCAGGCTCCTGAAAAACATAGGTGATGATGAACAGCTAGATGTTGGTGATAACTACCAAGAAGTTAAAGGGGTAACGGAAGTCTCAgtttattactggagtgaGAATGAAAGAAAGCCACTCCTTCTTAGGgttgtaaaggatggtgtGACACATGAACCCGAGTATTATTATAAGTACGGGGGCAATGAAAATGAAGCCGGTGGTCAACAGAATCTTTGGAGGCATAAGAACCATGAAGGAGGAATATCATTACAGACCAGACTCGATGAAAGAAATCTTGGTATAAACAATCGTATTCCTCTATATCTTGATGAGCCTGATAAACCTCTTGGTTTGGGTTCCGATCTTGCGAAAAGTGTAACTATACAACATGTTCAACCACCACCTCCTCAGCTTGTTGGAGGTGGCTACACCATTACAGAATATAAGCTTAATGGTGATACAAATACAAGCATTTCCAGAAtagaatatggaaagcAGAAGGTTAATGTGGATATTCCTCCCGGTGGAATGAATACAGTTAGATTATACTCTTCACCTGTTAATTCCAATGTGCCTCTGATGGTTAACTTTAAcctaaagaatggagagCCTAGATGGTACTTTAGCAAAACTCAAGATGGTAGAAGCTGGATAGAAGTTGGAAGTACCGATAATTTTTATAAGGATGATCTACCCACTGAGAATCTTGCCAAGAATTTGGATGGGTTTGCTTGTAAGTACCACAAAGCAGTTACCATGGATTTAACCAAGGACACTTTTAAGGGAAAAAAGGAGAAAGATTGTGCTGATGGTAAGAGTCAAAACATCTCCGTTGAACAGGTAGAGATCACAGGAGACAGTGGTAGAAAGACTAAATACACCaagtactccattaaagACCGTGAACATAAGTTAGTCGATTTAAAGTTTTATCACAATGGCTATGAGGATCAAAGAAGACGTATTAAGTCTAATTCATTAAACTTTCCCATTCAAGGTCCAGCGGAcatctatacattttacTCCAGTAATACCAAGGATCCAGTCCTCATCTATGTTGATGCTAGTAGAAGTAGCGGGGAATCTCAGGCTAATACAGGATGGTACAGGAGGAGTAAAAATGGCTATGATAGCCCTTGGACTAAACTTCGTAAGCAGCTAAGAAACATAACACATCAGAATTTTAGAGAACTTGACTGCGACAACTGGAATACACTTGTTGGTGAACTTAAGCGTGGTGACAGTGGCTTACAAGAATGTCCTCAAGAGACTGCTAAACAACAAGATAAACAAGGACAACAACGTGCTGAAGAGCTACGTTCTGGAGGTGAAGAAGCGGAGGAAACTGctaaagaagaggatgTTAAAGCtagtgaagatgaacaatctgatgaagaaggCTCATATACAGTACTAGGTGCTGCTGGACCTAAAGCTGTTAGTAGTAGAGATAAAGATGGTCCTCCTGGAGGTAATGGACTTATAGGACCTAATGGTGATGGAGGCCCTGCTGGTGGTAAACCTGGTGCTGAAGATACTCCTTCTGAACCTGCTCCTTTTACTAGTCTTATTACTGGTGGCTCTGCTATAGCCGGATACTTCTTTGCTGGAACTGCAGGATCCGGATTAACTGGCTTCTTGGGATATAAGGGTTATAAGTTATaccaaaactttaaaggagacccttgggttagacacAGATATTctatagagtttttaaagaatgtaccatgTTGA
- a CDS encoding ema family member protein (encoded by transcript BEWA_028210A), which translates to MAARPLFALLSLASWAVCSAVAEEAAKPRPEGIILDISKEAMDHVTVESTGDEYGVTKTTFTIHEGYAAETVADGSKMISMFNLEFKSPRRVEKYVVGDRMFVVITVEPALCLSFEKDSGWWVGIPIYYFYEQVLFKGLEGIVIDLEKFADGSLFSAAEFGSGKKHVFKAPGKRILKVVYDENVPLIASEGVVLGLTVYANGEKKIAQVIYIHKEWETRRESRIKEVFFQKTEEDWVKVDAKAAATVLHDMNPEFPADYKTVYDGFSVSGVFLAITTILAVALFC; encoded by the coding sequence ATGGCGGCAAGGCCTTTATTTGCCCTTTTAAGCCTCGCATCTTGGGCTGTTTGCAGCGCTGTTGCTGAGGAGGCTGCCAAGCCAAGACCCGAGGGAATTATTCTGGACATTAGCAAGGAGGCCATGGACCACGTTACTGTAGAGTCAACTGGTGACGAGTATGGAGTGACTAAAACTACCTTTACCATTCACGAGGGGTATGCCGCCGAGACTGTTGCCGACGGCTCCAAGATGATCAGTATGTTTAACTTGGAGTTTAAATCTCCTAGACGCGTCGAAAAGTATGTCGTGGGTGACAGAATGTTTGTAGTAATCACCGTAGAGCCTGCCCTTTGTCTCTCCTTCGAGAAGGACAGCGGCTGGTGGGTTGGGATACCGATTTATTACTTTTATGAGCAAGTCCTGTTCAAGGGGCTCGAGGGCATCGTCATAGACCTTGAAAAGTTTGCCGATGGATCCCTTTTCTCCGCCGCCGAATTTGGCTCCGGTAAGAAGCATGTCTTTAAAGCTCCAGGCAAGCGCATTCTCAAGGTCGTTTACGATGAAAACGTTCCCCTTATTGCTAGCGAGGGAGTTGTACTGGGTCTTACAGTCTATGCTAATGGCGAAAAGAAGATTGCGCAGGTCATTTACATTCACAAGGAATGGGAGACAAGGAGGGAATCCAGAATTAAGGAGGTCTTCTTCCAAAAGACAGAGGAGGACTGGGTCAAGGTTGATGCTAAAGCTGCCGCTACCGTTTTGCATGACATGAATCCTGAGTTTCCCGCAGACTACAAGACTGTGTACGATGGATTCTCTGTATCCGGCGTCTTCTTGGCTATTACTACCATCCTTGCCGTTGCCTTGTTCTGCTAG